The following are encoded in a window of Trichomycterus rosablanca isolate fTriRos1 chromosome 13, fTriRos1.hap1, whole genome shotgun sequence genomic DNA:
- the si:ch73-340m8.2 gene encoding tyrosine-protein kinase SRK2, whose amino-acid sequence MVSFYLECEQTSSAAFSMMYSDIPDEGKESIKSTDSVDNLYKSIYAYPSNFVNDLKLQKGDILEVIAENEHWLYVRKHNVTDVEEKGNVPREFLKPARSLEANLWYFENIKTRIDAKRCLLRPENLEGAFLVWRSTKNNCFYLSVKNGPYARHYRIKERESDKPFYLVEQKTFNTIPELVKSYSKDPDGLCARLNNPCVMLDSPTIPSLSPDTEWEVDRSSLTKVKKLGSGEFGEVWHGRWNNVRHVAIKEFRVISPAIQTEINIMKELKHEHLIRLYGVCTADEPFCIITELMENGSLKKYLISHKAEQDIDFLCMMDFAVQITEGMAYLESKKIVHRDLRADNILLTKMLFCKIADFGLSQFTFKQEEEISLAVKVPVKWMAPEIFANKKYTSKCDVWSFGILLTEIITYGDDPYPGKDKAACVQAIQKGNRMECPQDCPQELYNIMLLCWRANPEERPAFTELQEMLMALIPEPITELK is encoded by the exons ATGGTTTCCTTCTACCTGGAATGTGAACAAACCAGTTCTGCAGCATTTAGCATGATGTACTCAGACATCCCAG ATGAGGGAAAGGAGAGTATCAAGTCTACAGACAGTGTTGACAACCTGTACAAATCCATCTATGCATACCCTAGTAATTTCGTGAATGATCTCAAGCTCCAAAAAGGGGACATCTTAGAGGTGATTGCAGAAAACGAACACTGGTTGTACGTAAGGAAACATAATGTGACAGATGTTGAAGAAAAGGGAAACGTACCTAGAGAGTTTCTTAAACCAGCCAGAAGTTTGGAGGCAAATCT ATGGTATTTTGAAAATATCAAAACGCGCATCGATGCCAAAAGATGCCTCCTAAGACCAGAAAATCTTGAGGGTGCATTTCTTGTGTGGAGAAGTACAAAAAACAATTGCTTCTACCTGTCAG TGAAAAATGGCCCTTATGCAAGACATTACCGAATTAAAGAGAGAGAATCTGACAAGCCGTTTTACCTTGTTGAACAGAAAACGTTTAATACCATTCCTGAATTAGTGAAATCATATTCCAAGGATCCGGATGGACTCTGTGCACGCCTTAACAATCCATGTGTTATG CTGGACTCACCAACTATTCCCAGTCTGTCACCGGACACAGAGTGGGAGGTGGACAGATCCTCTCTGACCAAAGTGAAGAAGCTCGGTAGTGGAGAGTTTGGAGAAGTGTGGCATGGGCGCTGGAATAATGTGAGACATGTGGCAATTAAAGAGTTTCGag TCATCAGCCCAGCGATTCAGACTGAGATAAATATCATGAAGGAGCTGAAGCATGAGCACCTGATCAGGCTGTATGGTGTATGCACTGCAGATGAGCCCTTCTGTATTATCACAGAGCTCATGGAAAATGGCAGTTTAAAGAAATACCTCATCA GTCACAAAGCGGAGCAAGATATAGATTTTTTATGCATGATGGATTTTGCAGTGCAG ATTACAGAAGGGATGGCATATCTGGAGAGCAAGAAAATAGTTCACAGAGACCTGAGGGCTGATAACATCCTGCTGACTAAAATGCTGTTTTGCAAGATAGCTGATTTTGGACTTTCTCAGTTTACTTTTAAACAAGAAGAGGAAATATCTTTAG CAGTCAAAGTCCCGGTAAAATGGATGGCGCCTGAAATTTTTGCTAACAAGAAATACACAAGCAAATGTGATGTCTGGTCTTTTGGGATCCTCTTGACTGAAATCATCACATACGGAGATGATCCATACCCAG GTAAAGACAAAGCAGCTTGTGTTCAGGCCATTCAGAAAGGAAACAGGATGGAGTGTCCACAAGATTGCCCTCAAGAACTGTACAACATCATGTTGCTCTGCTGGCGAGCGAACCCTGAGGAAAGGCCTGCATTCACAGAACTACAGGAAATGCTGATGGCTCTGATTCCTGAACCCATCACTGAGCTGAAGTAG